From Halorubrum salinarum, the proteins below share one genomic window:
- a CDS encoding oxidoreductase has translation MTDWTADEMPRLDGKTVVVTGANSGLGYAGTREFAAKGATVVMACRSVERAEDAADEIRSEVRGSLDGDLDVRECDLASLDSVKAFAEGLADDYDAVDVLCNNAGVMAIPRSETEDGFETQFGVNHLGHFALTGRLFDLLAAAEGIGGDARVVTQSSGAHEQGEMDFSDLNWERSYGKWQAYGRSKLANLLFAYELQRRLDAADGEGDGPGIRSVACHPGYTDTNLQMRTAEESGNPLMKVGMKAANAVLGQDADIGVEPMLYAATTDVDGGAYVEPGGLMNMRGHPTVGRSNDASYDRDDARELWAYSTEATGVEYPV, from the coding sequence ATGACGGACTGGACGGCCGACGAGATGCCGCGACTGGACGGGAAGACGGTGGTCGTCACCGGCGCGAACAGCGGGCTCGGCTACGCGGGCACCCGGGAGTTCGCCGCGAAGGGCGCGACCGTCGTGATGGCGTGTCGGAGCGTCGAGCGCGCCGAGGACGCCGCCGACGAGATCCGGTCCGAGGTCCGGGGAAGCCTCGACGGCGACCTCGACGTCCGGGAGTGCGACCTCGCCTCGCTCGACTCGGTGAAGGCGTTCGCCGAGGGGCTGGCGGACGACTACGACGCCGTCGACGTCCTCTGTAACAACGCGGGCGTGATGGCCATCCCGCGGAGCGAGACCGAGGACGGGTTCGAGACGCAGTTCGGCGTCAACCACCTCGGCCACTTCGCGCTCACGGGGCGGCTGTTCGACCTCCTCGCCGCCGCCGAGGGGATCGGCGGCGACGCGCGCGTCGTCACCCAGTCGTCCGGCGCCCACGAGCAGGGAGAGATGGACTTCTCCGACCTCAACTGGGAGCGCTCCTACGGGAAGTGGCAGGCATATGGGCGCAGCAAGCTCGCGAACCTGCTGTTCGCCTACGAGCTCCAGCGCCGCCTCGACGCGGCGGACGGCGAGGGGGACGGTCCGGGGATCCGCAGCGTCGCCTGCCACCCGGGTTACACGGACACGAACCTCCAGATGCGCACCGCCGAGGAGAGCGGGAACCCCCTGATGAAGGTCGGGATGAAGGCCGCGAACGCGGTGCTGGGCCAGGACGCCGATATCGGCGTCGAGCCGATGCTGTACGCGGCGACGACCGACGTCGACGGCGGCGCCTACGTCGAGCCCGGCGGGCTGATGAACATGCGCGGGCACCCGACCGTGGGGCGCTCGAACGACGCCTCTTACGACCGCGACGACGCCCGGGAGCTCTGGGCGTACTCGACCGAGGCGACCGGCGTCGAGTACCCGGTGTAG
- a CDS encoding DNA topoisomerase VI subunit B, with protein sequence MTSFQSTIGDEEGIAEELAEGQREISIAEFFEKNKHMLGFDSGARGLVTAVKEAVDNALDATEEAGVLPDIYIEIEEVGDYYRLVIEDNGPGITKEQLPKVFGKLLYGSRFHAREQSRGQQGIGISAAVLYSQLTSGQPAKITSRPKGQSRAQYFELIIDTDTNEPEIQADEETTWDRPHGTRIELEMEANMRARQQLHDYVKHTAVVNPHARLELREPGLDEPMKFERATDELPAETNEIRPHPHGVELGTLIKMLEATESYSVSGFLQEEFTRVGKKTADSVIGNFRDVYYGRELAWSPPRAHDDRDVAAAVSEAVANKGEAATTAFAEGVAETVGNKDRIARSEVAEIVDNTAETVADDTGKTFGGTVRENAVDAAWRAVTGLGGDADEGGSDGDDGDAESPLVPDVYALVDEATSTRKDDAAVQAMAEALARRFENVDGDAFRITRDDLERLVADAASFVAEQRDATFGETARENVVEAFWSRARTVPDDPPKVKAIAGDRDAAADLLEAMRTTDILAPPTDCLAPITAELVEAGLRKEYDADFYAAATRDADVHGGDPFIVEAGIAYGGSIPSEGSVDLLRFANRVPLVYQRGACATTDVIKGIGWRNYGLDQPGGSGMPNGPAVISIHVASTNVPFTSESKDALANVPEIEDEIELAVREAARELKSYLSKRRSMQQRREKQDVLGRILPEMADKVSEVTGRPRPDIDGALARIMNNVSVEREVNGETVTLVVENHSDVNEQLEITDIVSTEPTDLSDGTVVDMDGEWFVQWKPEVPSGDERELTYAVDGDAEFEVSVGGVETEKLTVNA encoded by the coding sequence ATGACGTCCTTCCAGTCGACGATCGGCGACGAGGAGGGGATCGCGGAGGAGCTGGCCGAGGGCCAGCGCGAGATCTCCATCGCCGAGTTCTTCGAGAAGAACAAACACATGCTCGGGTTCGACTCGGGCGCCCGCGGGCTCGTCACCGCCGTCAAGGAGGCGGTCGACAACGCCCTCGACGCGACCGAGGAGGCCGGCGTCCTCCCCGACATCTACATCGAGATAGAGGAGGTGGGCGACTACTACCGGCTCGTCATAGAGGACAACGGGCCGGGGATCACGAAGGAACAGCTCCCGAAGGTGTTCGGGAAGCTCCTGTACGGCAGCCGGTTCCACGCGCGCGAGCAGTCCCGCGGGCAGCAGGGGATCGGCATCTCGGCGGCCGTGCTCTATTCGCAGCTCACCTCCGGCCAGCCGGCGAAGATCACTTCGCGCCCGAAGGGGCAGTCGCGGGCGCAGTACTTCGAGCTCATCATCGACACCGACACGAACGAGCCGGAGATCCAGGCCGACGAGGAGACGACGTGGGACCGCCCGCACGGCACCCGGATCGAGCTGGAGATGGAGGCGAACATGCGCGCCCGCCAGCAGCTCCACGACTACGTGAAACACACCGCGGTCGTCAACCCGCACGCGCGGCTCGAACTCCGCGAGCCGGGGCTCGACGAGCCGATGAAGTTCGAGCGCGCGACCGACGAGCTGCCGGCGGAGACGAACGAGATCCGTCCCCATCCGCACGGCGTCGAGCTCGGGACGCTGATCAAGATGCTGGAGGCGACCGAGTCGTACTCCGTCTCCGGGTTCCTCCAGGAGGAGTTCACGCGCGTCGGCAAGAAGACCGCCGACAGCGTGATCGGCAACTTCCGCGACGTGTACTACGGCCGCGAGCTCGCCTGGTCACCGCCGCGCGCCCACGACGACCGGGACGTGGCGGCCGCGGTCTCGGAGGCCGTCGCGAACAAGGGCGAGGCGGCGACGACCGCCTTCGCCGAGGGCGTCGCCGAGACGGTGGGGAACAAAGACCGGATCGCCCGGTCCGAGGTCGCCGAGATCGTCGACAACACCGCCGAGACAGTCGCCGACGACACGGGCAAGACGTTCGGCGGAACCGTCCGCGAGAACGCGGTCGACGCCGCGTGGCGAGCGGTCACCGGACTCGGCGGCGACGCGGACGAGGGCGGGTCGGACGGCGACGACGGCGACGCTGAGTCGCCGCTCGTCCCCGACGTGTACGCGCTCGTCGACGAGGCGACGTCGACGCGGAAGGACGACGCGGCGGTCCAGGCGATGGCGGAGGCGCTCGCGCGCCGGTTCGAGAACGTCGACGGCGACGCGTTCCGGATCACCCGCGACGACCTCGAACGGCTCGTCGCGGACGCGGCGTCGTTCGTCGCCGAGCAGCGCGACGCGACGTTCGGCGAGACCGCGCGCGAGAACGTCGTCGAGGCGTTCTGGTCGCGGGCGCGGACGGTGCCGGACGACCCGCCGAAGGTGAAGGCGATCGCGGGCGACCGCGACGCCGCCGCCGACCTGCTCGAAGCGATGCGGACCACGGACATCCTCGCGCCCCCGACCGACTGCCTCGCGCCGATCACGGCGGAGCTGGTCGAGGCCGGGCTCCGCAAGGAGTACGACGCCGACTTCTACGCGGCCGCGACCCGCGACGCCGACGTCCACGGCGGCGACCCGTTCATCGTCGAGGCCGGCATCGCCTACGGCGGGTCGATCCCGTCCGAGGGGTCGGTCGACCTGCTCCGGTTCGCGAACCGCGTCCCGCTCGTCTACCAGCGCGGCGCCTGCGCGACGACGGACGTGATAAAGGGGATCGGGTGGCGGAACTACGGGCTCGACCAGCCCGGCGGCTCCGGGATGCCGAACGGGCCGGCCGTCATCAGCATTCACGTCGCCTCCACCAACGTCCCGTTCACGAGCGAGTCGAAGGACGCGCTCGCGAACGTTCCGGAGATCGAAGACGAGATAGAGCTCGCGGTGCGGGAGGCCGCCCGCGAGCTGAAGTCGTACCTCAGCAAGCGGCGCTCGATGCAACAGCGCCGGGAGAAGCAGGACGTGCTGGGTCGGATCCTCCCCGAGATGGCCGACAAGGTCTCGGAGGTCACGGGCCGACCGCGCCCCGACATCGACGGGGCCCTGGCGCGGATCATGAACAACGTGAGCGTCGAGCGCGAGGTGAACGGCGAGACGGTGACGCTCGTCGTCGAGAACCACTCCGACGTGAACGAGCAGCTGGAGATCACGGACATCGTCTCGACCGAGCCGACCGACCTCTCGGACGGGACGGTGGTGGATATGGACGGCGAGTGGTTCGTCCAGTGGAAGCCCGAGGTGCCCTCGGGCGACGAGCGGGAACTGACGTACGCGGTCGACGGCGACGCGGAGTTCGAGGTCAGCGTCGGCGGCGTGGAGACGGAGAAACTGACGGTGAACGCCTAA
- a CDS encoding DNA topoisomerase IV subunit A has protein sequence MTTESDARDELIDLAADFYDQFASGSIPEMTLPTRTKSNIEYDEESGVWTYGDRTSTRSANSVRGARKLLKAAYTIEFLANQLDDDRSSTLRELYYLSESWDNDEAQFSSQDESNDLVEDLEIVTGVTREDFHMRPEESGAKVMGPLEIREQTNRGDREIHCQLDVGQGGYQIPNNPDTIEFLDNDAEFVLCVETGGMRDRLVENGFDEEHDALVVHLGGQPARATRRLTKRFHDELDLPVVVFTDGDPWSYRIYGSVAYGSIKSAHLSKYLATPEARFIGIQPEDIVEYDLPSDPLSDSDVNALESELEDPRFQTDYWEEQIELQLDIGKKSEQQSLASRGLDFVTDTYLPERLGEMGVL, from the coding sequence ATGACGACAGAAAGCGACGCACGAGACGAGCTGATCGACCTGGCGGCGGACTTCTACGACCAGTTCGCGTCGGGGTCGATCCCGGAGATGACGCTCCCCACGCGGACGAAGAGCAACATCGAGTACGACGAGGAGAGCGGCGTCTGGACCTACGGCGACCGCACCTCGACGCGCAGCGCCAACTCGGTGCGGGGGGCGCGCAAGCTGTTGAAGGCCGCCTACACCATCGAGTTCCTCGCGAACCAGCTCGACGACGACCGCTCGTCGACGCTGCGTGAGCTGTACTACCTCTCCGAGTCATGGGACAACGACGAGGCGCAGTTCTCCTCGCAGGACGAGTCGAACGACCTCGTGGAGGACTTAGAGATTGTCACGGGCGTCACCCGCGAGGACTTCCACATGCGCCCGGAGGAGTCGGGCGCGAAGGTGATGGGGCCGCTGGAGATCCGCGAACAGACCAACCGCGGCGACCGCGAGATCCACTGCCAGCTCGACGTGGGCCAGGGCGGCTACCAGATCCCCAACAACCCGGACACCATCGAGTTCCTTGACAACGACGCCGAGTTCGTCCTCTGCGTGGAGACCGGCGGCATGCGCGACCGGCTCGTCGAGAACGGGTTCGACGAGGAACACGACGCCCTCGTCGTCCACCTCGGCGGGCAGCCGGCGCGCGCGACCCGGCGGCTGACGAAGCGCTTCCACGACGAGCTCGACCTCCCTGTGGTGGTGTTCACCGACGGCGACCCGTGGTCGTACCGGATCTACGGCTCCGTCGCGTACGGCTCGATCAAGTCCGCGCACCTCTCGAAGTACCTCGCGACGCCGGAGGCGCGGTTCATCGGGATCCAGCCCGAGGACATCGTCGAGTACGACCTCCCCTCGGACCCGCTCTCGGACTCGGACGTTAACGCCCTCGAATCGGAGCTGGAGGACCCGCGCTTCCAGACGGACTACTGGGAGGAGCAGATCGAGCTCCAGCTCGACATCGGCAAGAAGTCCGAACAGCAGTCGCTCGCGAGCCGCGGGCTCGACTTCGTCACGGACACCTACCTCCCCGAGCGGCTCGGCGAGATGGGCGTGCTGTAG
- a CDS encoding CDGSH iron-sulfur domain-containing protein yields the protein MAREVTHEERGPEILDDDDKGDDGLIYVCRCGLSDSKSLCDGSHMATADEEDGVVYKYANDDSDGERRAIDEIGYEDE from the coding sequence ATGGCGCGCGAAGTCACGCACGAGGAGCGGGGTCCGGAGATTCTCGACGACGACGACAAGGGCGACGACGGCCTCATCTACGTCTGTCGGTGCGGCCTGTCGGACTCGAAGTCGCTCTGTGACGGGTCCCACATGGCGACGGCGGACGAGGAAGACGGGGTCGTCTACAAGTACGCGAACGACGATTCGGACGGCGAGCGGCGCGCGATCGACGAGATCGGGTACGAGGACGAGTAG
- the msrB gene encoding peptide-methionine (R)-S-oxide reductase MsrB, with the protein MSETDERDPSDLTDEEWRERLSDEEYRVLRESGTEAKFSGEYVDHHPDDGEYRCRACGTVLFDAETKYESGCGWPAFYAAEEDSVTTTIDTSHGMRRTEVRCANCDSHLGHVFDDGPEPTGKRFCINSVAMEYDEE; encoded by the coding sequence ATGAGCGAGACCGACGAGCGGGATCCGAGCGATCTGACGGACGAGGAGTGGCGCGAGCGGCTCTCCGACGAGGAGTACCGCGTGCTCCGCGAGAGCGGCACGGAGGCGAAGTTCTCCGGCGAGTACGTCGACCACCACCCCGACGACGGGGAGTACCGCTGTCGCGCCTGCGGCACCGTCCTCTTCGACGCCGAGACGAAGTACGAGTCCGGCTGCGGGTGGCCGGCCTTCTACGCCGCCGAGGAGGACTCAGTGACGACGACGATAGACACGAGCCACGGGATGCGCCGCACCGAAGTCCGGTGCGCGAACTGCGACTCCCACCTCGGGCACGTGTTCGACGACGGCCCGGAGCCGACCGGGAAGCGCTTCTGTATCAACTCGGTCGCGATGGAGTACGACGAGGAGTAG
- a CDS encoding sensor histidine kinase, with protein MSEEANADVDGDGAVEAPRDQDPEERLKRQRDDLQLLNQVMRHDIRNDLQLVGAYAELLDDHVDEEGEKYLDVIKRNTQSAVSLTTTVRDLAEVMLREDVEPSRIALDRVLSQQVEEVRSGYSEAVFTVEGSFPEVAVVGDEMLSSVFRNLLRNAVQHNDKTPPKVTVSASVDEAAGVAEVRVADNGPGVPEDQRDEIFGKGEKGLDSPGAGIGLYLVRSLVEIYDGDVWVEDNDPEGAVFVVRLPLCES; from the coding sequence ATGAGCGAGGAGGCGAACGCCGACGTGGACGGCGACGGGGCGGTCGAGGCCCCCCGCGATCAGGACCCGGAAGAGCGGCTCAAGCGCCAGCGCGACGACTTACAGCTGCTGAACCAGGTGATGCGCCACGACATCCGCAACGACCTCCAGCTCGTCGGGGCCTACGCCGAACTGCTCGACGACCACGTCGACGAGGAGGGCGAGAAGTACCTGGACGTGATCAAGCGGAACACCCAGAGCGCCGTCTCGCTCACGACGACGGTCCGGGACCTCGCGGAGGTGATGCTCCGCGAGGACGTCGAGCCGAGTCGCATCGCCCTCGACCGCGTCCTCTCACAGCAGGTCGAGGAGGTCCGCTCGGGGTACTCGGAGGCCGTCTTCACCGTCGAGGGGTCGTTCCCCGAGGTCGCGGTCGTCGGCGACGAGATGCTGAGCTCCGTGTTCCGCAACCTCCTGCGGAACGCGGTCCAACACAACGACAAGACGCCGCCGAAGGTGACGGTGTCCGCGTCCGTCGATGAGGCCGCGGGCGTCGCCGAGGTCCGAGTCGCCGACAACGGGCCGGGCGTCCCCGAGGACCAGCGCGACGAGATATTCGGCAAGGGGGAGAAGGGGCTCGACAGCCCGGGCGCGGGGATCGGGCTGTACCTCGTGCGCTCGCTCGTCGAGATCTACGACGGCGACGTGTGGGTCGAGGACAACGACCCGGAAGGCGCCGTCTTCGTCGTCAGGCTCCCGCTGTGTGAGTCCTGA
- a CDS encoding acyl-CoA dehydrogenase family protein, with amino-acid sequence MEFQLTDEQKQLREEVRKFADEEIRPVATEYDVEESYPHEIMDKAADMGLLAPHVPVEYGGIGYSSLENAILTEELFAADPGIGLCISSAGFGAEALMEFGTEEQKERVLPEVTAGDAVMGSAISEPQAGSDVTSVATRAEKDGDEWVINGSKMWITNGTVADYFVVVCETDPDIDDRYSGYSQILVEGDRDGLTRDKITGKLGIRASDTAELRFDDVRVPEENLIGQRGMGFLQLMQFFDETRTAVAAQGVGIARGAAERALEYAEEREQFGRSISDFQAIKHKLAEMHTNTEAARWLTYRSAWAVDNEAGDLTALASMAKEFASRTAVEVADEAVQVHGGAGFVNDHDVERLYRDAKITQIYEGTTEIQKNIVARELLDEGM; translated from the coding sequence ATGGAGTTCCAGCTAACCGACGAGCAGAAGCAGCTGCGCGAGGAGGTCCGGAAGTTCGCCGACGAGGAGATCCGACCGGTCGCGACCGAGTACGACGTCGAGGAGTCGTACCCGCACGAGATCATGGACAAGGCGGCCGACATGGGGCTGCTCGCGCCGCACGTCCCGGTCGAGTACGGCGGGATCGGCTACTCGTCGCTGGAGAACGCCATCCTCACCGAGGAGCTGTTCGCGGCCGACCCCGGCATCGGGCTCTGTATCTCCAGCGCCGGCTTCGGGGCGGAGGCGCTCATGGAGTTCGGCACGGAGGAACAGAAGGAACGTGTCCTCCCCGAGGTGACCGCGGGCGACGCGGTGATGGGCTCGGCCATCTCGGAGCCGCAGGCGGGCTCGGACGTGACCAGCGTCGCCACCCGTGCGGAGAAGGACGGCGACGAGTGGGTGATCAACGGCTCGAAGATGTGGATCACGAACGGCACCGTCGCGGACTACTTCGTCGTCGTCTGCGAGACGGACCCGGACATCGACGACCGCTACTCGGGCTACTCGCAGATCCTCGTCGAGGGCGACCGCGACGGGCTCACCCGCGACAAGATCACCGGCAAGCTCGGGATCCGCGCGAGCGACACCGCCGAGCTGCGCTTCGACGACGTGCGCGTCCCCGAGGAGAACCTCATCGGCCAGCGCGGGATGGGCTTTTTACAGCTCATGCAGTTCTTCGACGAGACCCGCACCGCGGTCGCCGCGCAGGGCGTCGGCATCGCCCGCGGCGCCGCCGAGCGGGCGCTGGAGTACGCCGAGGAGCGCGAGCAGTTCGGGCGCTCCATCTCCGACTTCCAGGCGATCAAACACAAGCTCGCGGAGATGCACACCAACACCGAGGCCGCGCGCTGGCTCACCTACCGCTCGGCGTGGGCGGTCGACAACGAGGCCGGCGACCTCACCGCGCTCGCGTCGATGGCCAAGGAGTTCGCCTCGCGGACCGCGGTCGAGGTCGCCGACGAGGCGGTCCAGGTCCACGGCGGCGCCGGCTTCGTCAACGACCACGACGTCGAGCGGCTCTACCGCGACGCGAAGATCACCCAGATCTACGAGGGCACCACGGAGATCCAGAAGAACATCGTCGCCCGCGAGCTACTCGACGAGGGGATGTAA
- a CDS encoding antibiotic biosynthesis monooxygenase codes for MIDRIWHGWTARADADEYERLLREEILPGFADADNDGYRGARVLRREGDGDEVDGDEVEFVTVLRFDSIESVKRFAGEEFREAHVPPAAREVLARWDDRARHYEVREEREY; via the coding sequence ATGATCGACCGGATCTGGCACGGCTGGACGGCGCGGGCGGACGCGGACGAGTACGAGCGGCTGCTCCGCGAGGAGATCCTACCCGGCTTCGCCGACGCGGACAACGACGGCTACCGCGGCGCGCGCGTGCTCCGCCGCGAGGGCGACGGCGACGAGGTCGACGGCGACGAGGTCGAGTTCGTCACGGTTCTCCGATTCGACTCGATCGAGTCGGTGAAGCGGTTCGCCGGCGAGGAGTTCCGGGAGGCGCACGTCCCGCCGGCGGCCCGCGAGGTCCTCGCGCGCTGGGACGACCGCGCGCGCCACTACGAGGTGCGCGAGGAGCGCGAGTACTGA
- a CDS encoding pyridoxal phosphate-dependent aminotransferase: MRLSDRARTLPESGIRKFFELAEARDDVISLGVGEPDFSAPWAARTAAIDSLERGKTSYTANRGMAALRERIAAHHERYDQSYEPESEVLVTTGASEAVDLAFRALVDPGDTVAVHEPTYISYGPGIELAGGEQLTVPTRAADDFALTRESLEAAGAADADLLVLCYPNNPTGATMTDEQLAEVAAFCRDNDLRVVADEIYAALTYGTDHASIATQPGMRERTVVVNGFSKAYAMTGLRLGYALGPAEAIDAMNRIHQYTMLSAPTTPQYAAIEALDRCDDEVTEMVEEYNRRRRLVVSRFNEMGLDTFEPGGAFYAFPECGGDDEAFAEELLDAQGVAVVPGSVFGEGGEGHLRVSYATSMRELKEATDRIAAFVESR, translated from the coding sequence ATGAGGCTGTCGGACCGCGCGCGCACCCTCCCGGAGTCGGGGATCCGGAAGTTCTTCGAGCTCGCGGAGGCGCGCGACGACGTCATCTCGCTGGGGGTCGGCGAGCCCGACTTCTCGGCGCCGTGGGCCGCCCGCACCGCCGCGATCGACTCGCTGGAGCGGGGGAAGACCTCCTACACCGCGAACCGCGGGATGGCCGCGCTCCGCGAGCGGATCGCCGCGCACCACGAGCGCTACGACCAGTCGTACGAGCCCGAGTCGGAGGTGCTCGTCACGACCGGCGCGAGCGAGGCGGTCGACCTCGCCTTCCGGGCGCTGGTCGACCCCGGCGACACCGTCGCGGTCCACGAGCCGACGTACATCTCCTACGGCCCGGGGATCGAGCTGGCGGGCGGCGAGCAGCTGACGGTCCCGACGCGCGCCGCGGACGACTTCGCGCTCACCCGGGAGTCGCTAGAGGCGGCGGGCGCCGCCGACGCCGACCTGCTCGTGCTCTGTTACCCGAACAACCCGACCGGCGCGACGATGACCGACGAACAGCTCGCCGAGGTGGCGGCGTTCTGTCGGGACAACGACCTCCGCGTCGTCGCCGACGAGATATACGCCGCGCTCACCTACGGGACCGACCACGCCTCGATCGCCACCCAGCCGGGGATGCGCGAGCGCACCGTCGTCGTCAACGGCTTCTCGAAGGCGTACGCGATGACGGGGCTCCGTCTCGGGTACGCGCTCGGTCCCGCGGAGGCGATCGACGCGATGAACCGGATCCACCAGTACACGATGCTCTCGGCGCCGACGACGCCGCAGTACGCCGCGATCGAGGCCTTGGACCGCTGCGACGACGAGGTGACGGAGATGGTCGAGGAGTACAACCGCCGGCGGCGGCTGGTCGTCTCGCGGTTCAACGAGATGGGCCTGGACACGTTCGAACCGGGCGGCGCCTTCTACGCGTTCCCCGAGTGCGGCGGCGACGACGAGGCCTTCGCCGAGGAGCTGCTCGACGCCCAGGGCGTCGCCGTCGTCCCGGGGTCCGTCTTCGGCGAGGGCGGAGAGGGGCACCTGCGCGTCTCGTACGCGACCTCGATGCGCGAGCTGAAGGAGGCGACGGACCGGATCGCCGCGTTCGTCGAGAGTCGATGA
- a CDS encoding Lrp/AsnC family transcriptional regulator, with the protein MDAEREVLDVLARNAREDIDDIAAQTGLDAAAVADAIDALEADNVVHGYQAVVDWDRVEEGKIRAVVEINVELDRETGYEQVADRIAKFPAVDALHLVSGDYDFAVEVLGETMQDVSEFISEQVAPMPEVTQTVTHYIMETYKDGGIRFEDGDDDDRLSVSP; encoded by the coding sequence ATGGACGCCGAGCGCGAGGTACTCGACGTGTTGGCGCGGAACGCCCGCGAGGACATCGACGACATCGCGGCCCAGACGGGCCTCGACGCGGCGGCGGTAGCGGACGCGATCGACGCGCTGGAGGCGGACAACGTCGTCCACGGCTATCAGGCCGTGGTCGACTGGGACCGCGTCGAGGAGGGGAAGATCCGCGCCGTCGTCGAGATCAACGTCGAGCTCGACCGCGAGACGGGGTACGAGCAGGTGGCCGACCGGATCGCGAAGTTCCCCGCGGTCGACGCCTTACACCTCGTCTCCGGCGACTACGACTTCGCCGTCGAGGTGCTCGGCGAGACGATGCAAGACGTCTCCGAGTTCATCTCCGAGCAGGTCGCGCCGATGCCGGAGGTCACCCAGACGGTGACCCACTACATCATGGAGACGTACAAGGACGGCGGGATCCGGTTCGAGGACGGCGACGACGACGACCGCCTCTCCGTGTCGCCATGA
- a CDS encoding aldo/keto reductase: MASDTTGRSETFDIGGELTVNRLGFGAMRITGEDIIGRPDDEEAAKDVLRRAVDRGVDFVDTADSYGPGVSERLIGEALGDPDDVVVASKAGLLRNREGEWLPHGDPDFLKNQVLCSLDRLGTDTIDLYQYHRPDPDTDFEESVHAFAEMKDAGQVAHVGLSNVTVEQLETALDIVDVATVQNRYNVGHRDDEDVLAACEDHGVGFIPWGPMYAVDDDEAGDVLAEVAERRDATPQQVSLAWLLDHSDVTLPIPGTSSVEHLESNLGAADLSLTDEDRAALNAVDPQ, encoded by the coding sequence ATGGCTTCAGACACCACCGGCAGGAGCGAGACGTTCGACATCGGCGGCGAGCTCACGGTCAACCGGCTCGGCTTCGGCGCGATGCGGATCACCGGCGAGGACATCATCGGGCGCCCCGACGACGAGGAGGCGGCGAAGGACGTGCTCCGGCGGGCGGTCGACCGCGGCGTCGACTTCGTCGACACCGCCGACTCCTACGGGCCGGGCGTCTCCGAGCGGCTGATCGGCGAGGCGCTCGGCGACCCCGACGACGTGGTGGTCGCCTCGAAGGCCGGCCTGCTCCGCAACCGCGAGGGCGAGTGGCTCCCCCACGGCGACCCGGACTTCCTGAAGAACCAGGTGCTGTGTAGCCTCGACCGCCTGGGCACCGACACGATCGACCTCTACCAGTACCACCGGCCGGACCCGGACACCGACTTCGAGGAGTCGGTCCACGCGTTCGCCGAGATGAAGGACGCGGGGCAGGTCGCGCACGTCGGCCTCTCGAACGTCACCGTCGAGCAGCTCGAGACGGCGCTGGACATCGTCGACGTCGCCACCGTCCAGAACCGCTACAACGTCGGGCACCGCGACGACGAGGACGTGCTGGCCGCCTGCGAGGACCACGGCGTCGGGTTCATCCCGTGGGGCCCGATGTACGCGGTCGACGACGACGAGGCCGGCGACGTGCTCGCCGAGGTCGCCGAGCGGCGGGACGCGACCCCGCAGCAGGTGTCGCTCGCGTGGCTGCTCGACCACTCCGACGTTACGCTGCCGATCCCGGGCACGTCGAGCGTCGAACACCTCGAATCGAACCTCGGAGCCGCCGACCTGTCGCTGACCGACGAGGACCGCGCGGCGCTGAACGCCGTCGACCCGCAGTAA